A part of Miscanthus floridulus cultivar M001 chromosome 6, ASM1932011v1, whole genome shotgun sequence genomic DNA contains:
- the LOC136458373 gene encoding uncharacterized protein At5g01610-like: MDQIMGKVGGYWFNQKANKELDDMNSVSSSIGDGAKWMVNKIKGKMQKPLPEFLKEYDLPVGLFPQDATNYELNEDTKFLTVYIASPCEVGYKDSSVLRFSTNVSGYLEKGKMTHIEGLKTKILIWTKVTEVRTEATKVHFAAGMNKTRNRDAYEVVTDGVAVDKF, from the exons ATGGATCAGATCATGGGGAAGGTGGGCGGCTACTGGTTCAACCAGAAGGCCAACAAGGAGCTCGACGACATGAAC TCAGTCTCTAGCAGCATTGGAGATGGAGCTAAATGGATGGTCAACAAAATCAAAG GGAAGATGCAGAAACCACTGCCTGAATTTCTCAAGGAGTATGACCTCCCAGTAGGCCTGTTCCCGCAGGACGCGACCAACTACGAGTTGAACGAAGACACCAAGTTTCTAACGGTGTACATCGCGTCGCCATGCGAGGTGGGCTACAAGGACTCGTCGGTCCTGCGCTTCTCCACCAACGTGTCGGGGTACCTGGAGAAAGGAAAGATGACCCACATCGAGGGCCTCAAGACCAAGATCCTGATCTGGACCAAGGTGACGGAGGTCAGGACCGAGGCCACCAAGGTGCACTTTGCTGCCGGCATGAACAAGACCAGGAATCGGGACGCCTACGAGGTTGTCACGGATGGCGTCGCCGTAGACAAGTTCTAG